In the Triticum aestivum cultivar Chinese Spring chromosome 2B, IWGSC CS RefSeq v2.1, whole genome shotgun sequence genome, ggccgatttgcgtttagcttttgaaaggatgaaaaagtatggactgaagatgaatcctttgaagtgtgcattcggcgtgtcagctggcaaatttttgggtttcattattcatgaagatggcatcgaaatcgatcccaaaaagatagaggccatacagaaagtggaggctccgaCATGCAAgaaagatatgcaaaagttccttggcaaagtcaattatttgagaaggttcatagctaatctgtcagggaaagttgatgcatttactcctatccttcggttaaagaatgatgttgatttcacttggggggcaaaacagcaagaagcctttgatatgatcaagaattatttgtgcactcctccggtgatgaaagcacccaagcatagagagccttttaaactttatatcgcagcagaggaaggtgttattggtgctgttttgactcaagataccgaaggaaaagagcatgccattacatatttgagcagacgtttattggacgccgagacaaggtatacatttattgaaaaactatgtctatgcttatattacgcttgcacaaaattgagacattacctagtgccgagtgcttgtgtggtagcttgtcaaaccgatgtcattaagtacatgttgcataggccaattcttagtggtagaattggcaagtgggcttatgctttgattgagtatgatttggcttatgaatctctaaaatccatgaaaggccaaattgttgctaattttattgttgaacatcggattaatgacaagcatgatgttgatatgaaccttgtttcattagtaccatggagattgtactttgatggttcagtttgtagcaatggccaaggtgttggtattgtttatatatctcctcatggtgctgtttttgaagcctcatgccgcttagaatatttttgcacaaacaatcaagccgaatatgaagcattgttattcggtctagagatgttacttgctataggtgttacacatattgaggcttacggtgattcgttactagtggtgcagcaaatatccagagtctttcagtgttttgacgaatcacttaatgtttatcttaatagatgtctagatataatttctactttggattgttttagcattgcacatatatctagacatgacaattggaaagcaaatgagttggcacagcaagcatctggatatcatgttgatcatggcatgtttcatatttctcaaagtccgatgtcttgtcttaccagtatagaagaggccgaacaagaacccactgattcggtcattaacaaaaaatctagtgcagatgacaattccgactggaggaagcccattgttgcttacttgcgcaatccgagtgaaagggtagacagggctgttcggcgtatggcttttaaATATACTATGAGGGACGATGAcctttatcgccgaacagttgatgatgttcttttaaaatGCTTGGATGAGGAtcaagcaagagttgctatgggagaggtacatgagggcatttgtggtactcaccagtcggctcctaagatgaaatggttattacgacgtgctgggttttattggccgaccatgattaatgattgcttcagatattataaagggtgcgaagcttgtcaaaaatttggtgatattcaattggctcctgctgctatgttgcatcctattatcaagccgtggcctttcagaggatggggtttagactttattgggcaaattcatccatcttcctcaaaggggcatcgattcgtgttggtggcaactgattatttcactaaatggtctgaagcagtacctctcaagaacatgacacatacggaggtgattcaattcataaccgagcatattattcatagattcggtattcctcaaacgttaactacagatcaaggttcatcttttatgtcacaccaagtcagagagtttgccgaatcttataatataaagttgctcaattcctctccatattatgcccaagctaatggacaagctgagtctagcaataaaattttaatcaagctcatcaagaagaagattgaggataatccaaggagatggcatgacttgttgtctgaggcattatgggcacatagaatctcaaggcatggtgctacgaaagtgactccatatgagctagtatatggtcaggaggctgttttaccggtggaagtaaatttgaatgctttgagaatagccaaacaaaatgatttatcggcaatagacttctataacttgatgatggacaacattgacgaggttgctgataaacgtttggctgctttgaatgccatagagagagataagttgagggtagcaagggcttacaataagaaagttaagttgaagaattttcaagttggtgatcttgtctggaaagtgattctgccgattggttcaagagatagaaaattcgggaagtggtctccaagttgggaaggtccttttaggattacaagaatcgttcccggaaattcatatttggtggaatcaatacaaggggcattgttacctcgagctctcaatggcaaatatttgaagaagtaccacccgagtgtgtggcaggaagcctaagtaggcaatggccgatatacaattatcgcccttagcacaaacatggccgatacataattatcgccctgagaaaaataaatggccgatggagtgttaacatcgtccttagaacgaacactatgcatattatttttcggcatgcaagctttgccgaaaaacaggggggcatgtgttgacacctgattttggcaagatacaaagTGAAAGGGTTTTCAACATGAGAAAATTTCATATCGCCGAGTGgaataactttgatgtttaggctatcgacattcgacctcatctcagtggccgaagctgtactccgagtgacaaaatttaatattctgagtgcttttcggccgattacgtcctcaatatgacctcagatgaaggagtgctctaaaggaattgtcttcgtctcgtcgagacagtcgattttcatatataaatcatctcaatccgagttcatatgcaaaagttatagtcaatacggtctggacaggtcagagaccaaaatattacgcttgacaccagacacatgttgataAGTGTCTGacgcaatgcgtgagcaattcggccttcaagacggccttgaattgaaaaaccttcaacacggaaaagtttcgtctcgtcgagccgatcgattttcatatataattcgtctcaatccgaggtcgtatgagacttggagagacaaatcaagatcaggatatgtttttggtcgagtgaaaaacttaccatccgagtgaaaactcaccggtcgagtgaaaacctaccgatcgagtaaaaggtcggaAACTACGATCGAAAAGTCAagaaacctaccgatcgagtaaaaggtcgagtgaaaacctaccgatcgagtaaaaggtcaagtgaaaacctaccgatcgagtaaaaggtcgagtgaaaacctaccgatcgagtaaaaggtcgaaagCCTACCgatgagtaaaaggtcgagtgaaaacctaccgatcgagtaaaaagtCGAGTGAAaactaccgatcgagtaaaaggtcgattgagtaaaaggtcgagtgaaaattgGTCGATCAagtaaaagattgtcttccgactgaaaatgtggtcatcatccgagtgaaagattgtcttccgagtgaaaatatagtcatccgagtgaaaaggtccagtcgagtgaaagactctaatatccgagtggatgagctcaaatccgagtgaaactgaacatgtgcccaaaagtttatcaagataatctcggatgaagaagtgttcaatacagaagttgtgcgtatcatcaagacggtaaactttggttttggagtcatcgtcatcagagatagtatatgacctgcaaattcactacaacactcggataattcagtctaccgcaagaccgagtccgactggaaggtaaaaacgacctcgaaaagtattcaagatggctttatttgaaaaagtggtcaacatgagagttgttcgtatcgtcgaggcgcacaagtttgatgtttgggccatcttgatcggaggtcatatggaggctcggcggcctgcacaaggaggaagacagaagttgggccagattcagactgaatccgagttggaatagaactaggactctaggacgcgaattgatgtaatttttcttgtaaggaaagcctagatgaatcctttacttgtacgggaagtccagccgcctcttatatatgttgggggtgacggccgattgaacaacacacaatcgaacaaatcaatatactactttttcctgtctactttttatctctccaccgtttttctctctcgttcttcgctgttcttcgtgtttgagagctgcgaatcccgaggctctaggggcgagcgaatcgacctagggcagcccatagccgccgcaatccctgacggggtccctcccgggtgcgcggggtttcgggtctgcaaaagcacccgccgactgtcttgcgtatcgcgctgtcggtcgggtctccttcgacgtgagctgcggtgcatcacccccggcgtcgagggtacacgtgacgtgttcgtgtgtcaacaagtGGTGTTAGTGCATTTCTAACCGATCGCTAAAAAATAGCGGAGTATCCGGCCTAGTAAACATTAGTGGCTTAGTAGAGTATTTATAGTTCACTAAATTTTGGTCGATTCTAACCCATTTCTTAAACTTAGCGGagtaaaacataaatttaaataaATTCAATCTAATTTCAATCGAAATTGGCATGCATTTAAACATATGTTCAACATAGATAATCTTGACAACCCAAATTAAATATAAGTTCAGTATAAATTTAAATTGAAACTAAACTACACTAAAAAGTACTCAAATTCAACGGGTGAAGTGGAGGTGAAGCCAATTCTACCTCGTCAGGCCACCCTCGGTGAGAGATGGGACTGGGTCGGTGCCGTCTTCGTTGTCGCTGGGGAAGATGCCCGCCACTCCTCGATGTCGATCTCCTGCTCGCCGCCTTCCACCTCGTCATCGGAGATGACGATGACTTCCCCGCCATTGACGGCGAGTATCGcccactccgcctccacgagctccgggtgctgccagcGGAGGTCCTCAATGTAGGCCTCGGCGACGGCCTCCGCCTTGAGGCGCTCCCTCGCCTCTTGGTCCTCTCGCACCATCGCCGCGCTCACCAACCCCGGCTCCAGCGTGATGAGGTGGACCGGCTCTGTCCCGAAGGGGAAGTTGAGCCGGGTGGCAGTGTCGTGGTACCAGACTTACCACCGGTCGTACTCCATGACGGTGAGCTCTGCCGTGTGGAATGAGCCAACCCACTTCCTCTTGTAGGTCTCCTGGTCGGTGATCTCTGCCACGCACGTCCCCTACAAGCGCTGCCAAACGCCGATGTAGGTCCTCGAGGGTGGCCGCGGCGGAGGGAGCTCCGGGAAATCCTAGAATCGGGTGGGGAAGGGCGGATCGGAGGCGACTTGAGGAAGCGTCGGCAGGCGACGACTTGCAGGCATGGAAGCACGAATCTGCGCTGGGAATCGACAGCGGAGACCCCTGGCCATCGCGTCCGGCCACtgggaggagagggagcggcgTGGAAGGGCATGGGACGCGCCGACGGCTCGAGAGAGCGGCGGCAGACGATGACCTGCGGGGCGTGGCAGGGCGGATCTGTGCAGCGGATCGGCGGCGGAGACCTCTGGCCACCGCTTCCGTCCATTGGGAGGATAGGGAGCGGCGTGGAAGGGCATGGGACACGCCGACGGCTCGAGAGACCGGCGACAGACGACgaccgggggggaggggggcgtggCGGTGCGGATCCGCGGCGGAGACCTCTAGCCACCGCTTCCGGCCATTGGGAGGAGAGGGGACAGCGGGAAGGGCAGGGGACGCGCCGGTGGCGGGGCGATGACAGAAGAGGAGGCagaggagaggaagagagagggagagaagttTTACTCAGCCGCCGAGCAGTGGAGTAAAAATAAGAAGATTTGCGGTGTCCGAGTAAATTTCTTACTCCACTAACGTGTATTGGTGATCGGTTAGGTTCCTGTTAGAAGAGTAAAACTGCACTTTAACTTTTCTAACCGGTTATAGGGGATCGGTTAAAAATGTTTTTAGACGTTCTGTTACTAAATCCTATAGTTAATTTTGGAGCATGGAGCAATTGCGAAAATTTGCACGACACAGTGCTCCAAAATGTGCACGCGAATCGAGTTGAAAGCAGCTGACATCGATCATTCACACCACAAACAACCTCGCACACGCAGAGGTTCTGGGTATATATATGGGAACAACACAAAAGAAAGAACCTCACTGCTCATCTCAACCTAGTAAATCATATAAGTCAAATTAATCCTATTGCTCTCAAAGTTAGACGACCTGTTGCTGGTATTGCAATACTTGCTCCTCCTCCTTGAGCCATTTAACCCTTCTACTTTGGATGAAATCCTCAAACTTCCTATTGAGCTCGTCGATCTCTAGCTTCTCTAGCTCCTCCTCAGCTACTCCATCGCAGGTTTGCTCCGTCTCCAAGGCGACGATGTTGGCATCGTCTTCCTCGAGCCTAGCTGACAAGAACTGCGACGACACCGGCACCTCCTCTCGTTTAATCCCTTGCTCGCCCGAACAACTCGCCGATGCACCTTTGGTGCAGCTACTGTAGCAAAGGCTCCATCGACAAGAAGCACATGCTTGAGCTTGAACGGTACATGGCGGAAATTCAGAAGCTGTGACGACATCATCGTCACTCTTGGATAGGGTGGCCGTGCTGGAGGCGCCGGGGAAGAAGCAGCGGCAATCGGCGGCgaggaagaggaagatggcatTGGAGAGGACGAAGAGAGCCTTCTTGGTGGTGACAAAGCCGCACAAGGCCGCAAGGCGAGCTGATAGGGCGGCACCCGAAGggagagaggacgaagaagcccCGGCAGCGGCGGCGCCGCCCAAAGACGATGAGATCAATGAGAGGAAAGCAACGGCGGCGAGCGTGAAGGCGACCTGCGAGACACTGGCACTAGCGCTGCTGCGCGTGCCAGTAGTAACCATTGCGCCATCTGGTTGGTCGCCGCATTGCTGGTGCTGGTGTAGATGCATCATGTGATCCATGCTCGCTTCTTTCCTTGCTCTAAGAGCATGCAGGATCGTCACCCAGTCAGAAGGGAAGACGAAGGCTGTGTGTGTGTACGTGTTTGTGAGGGGGCAGATGCTCCTGAGGGGAATCAGGTGTACGTATGGTATTTATACCAGCTCACACCGTAGTGGATCGGAGGACTATTATTGGTACAAGTGGTGAAGCAATGATACTCCTACGTACTGTACATGTTTGTTGGGTGGTTTCCTTGCTGGGATCCAAACACAAACACAATCAGAGAGCAGTTTCAGATGCCTTGTGGGTGTACTTTCCTTGCAGTTGTTTAAGCAGGGGTGCCAGCTAATTAATTAAAGCCTCGTCATCTCCTTAGATAGAGTATAAGCGAGGAAGTGACATGGAAGTTGCTCATCCTTAGCCAGGCACGTAGCTGATGCCTCCTGTACGAGGCAAAGTAATGATTAGTACTAGTGCTGACCATACGTCCAGTAGATGGGCGACATTCTGGAACTCAATCAGTAACTCTTGTGTTAACACGGTTACACTTTTCAGTTGAGTTCAACGCAGAACTTGCAAGCCACCCACGAAGGTCTTGCACATTTGCACAGTTGACAGTGATGTTCCTTCCTGCGATCTACTCTACTGCCTTGAGCCTTGGAGTAATTAATGACGGGGCAGAGCCCGGAAAGTGCTGGGAACATTCGGACCAAATACTAATACCAGTGTTAGTGTAGCTGGGgacaaacgaacgaacgaacggctGTCTGATGGAATCGAAATCATGCAGCCAGTGGCGGGAACCAGCGCATGTGCTGGCAGGTAGTAGTACGTACTACTGTATTACCTTAATCCCTTGCGGTCACCCAACAACTCACTAAAGGGCATTGCACTTTCTCAATTCTGATGGTTTCAGGTTGCGTTGGATCTTGGCAGCGAGATCGGCACGACgcgtgctggtggtggtggtggtggtgttgttagATCGGCCGCGCATGTAGGAGGGGGACAAGCAGCAGCAGTATCTGAAAGAAGAACAAGTTTGTTATCGGTGTGTAGCCTTATAATTGTGGGCATACATGTATGTAGGGGAGGGTGATTTGAAAGGACGCAAATCTTTTCAGGGAGAGTGAGCATAGGTTGGTTGAGACCACAGCTATAAACGCCAAGTGTTCCAATCTTCCCTTCGATTCCAAGGGCCAAACTGGTCACCCTCCAACACTGGACAGGGTTCAAGGATGCATACAACAGCTCTTTGAAGTTTGATTTCATCTAAAGAGTTCTAAgaggtactccctctgtctcaaaagaGGGTATTTGTGACCGGAACATTGGCCAACTGAGTGTACATATAGCTCATTTTACTCGCCAAATGCAAGAGAAGAGTAAACATCTACAAGAAAATTTTTGGTTTTGTTTTACGAGCTGAATAACACACACCCAAAAAAAAAATGCCGCGAAACTTGATAGGATGACGAGGAAGGGCAAAGGTCGATTGGCTGACCGGCATGATAAAAGTACGGACATATCGTGTTTCGCCGAATATCGCATAACTAAACAGATTCTTGCTTTTTTGTTACAGCACTGCAGCACTGCTGGCATCAATGATATCATACTGTGCTCACTCAACTTGCCGACTTCCCTTTTCTTTTCCCCTTTGATGAGCAGAGAGATGAGAAAGATGCAGCAAGACGCTCGTACGAATTCTGGTACTCCTACCTTGATTAGAACTAAATAAAAAATGGGCACTTCTCAACCAAAACTTTGCATCTATGGCTGAAGCAAATTTCACAAAGGTCAAACCTAGGGTAAACAACAAGACATAAATATGGTCACAAAAATGGAAGGCACAAAGGCTTACCTGCGCAATGCTTACGGCGGCAAAATAGCAAACAGGGGTAACAAGGCGCAATAAGAATTATAGCCATATAGTTAAAAAATTACAACTCTCATAAATATAATAAGAACAAGAACGGTCTCTCCTTATTGACAACACAGTCACAGGTGCAATTGCAAGTTTACAGGCACAGGTCTCTCGAGCGTGTAAGTATGACAGCTTATAGACAGTCTACCGAGGTAAGTGTTTAGTGTCCAACACAGCAATATGAATCCAAACATCCTAAGACGCATACATCGCTCATCAAACATGGCTCAAATTATGCACATCGAAAATCTTCCCAAGAGTACACGAATGCCTAATTACATACAGTAAAATTTTGCAAAACTAAAACTTTAGAGTGGGGACTGCCCTCAAACATCAGAATGGATTACCACGTTGGCGCGGCGGAGAACTTCTGCTACCGACAGATCCTCCAGAGAGATCAGAACACGCCGAAAAGCGTGGCGGCGGCGAATAACAAAAACAGTACTCCTCCCAGCAGGCCAACCTGGTGAGAAAGGCACTTTCTTGTAAGTCATACGAACCAGAGCCAAGCTCTCAAAGTAATGCAAAAAACATGAGCCGGAGGTTACTAGCGATGCGCTCTTAGTTATCTTACCAGCTTCTCGGATAGGTAGTTGGCTAGGAATGCTCCCCCGATGATCGCAAGCAAAGTTGCAACCAAGTGTCCAGCTATGGCCCCACTAGCAACGCCCAAAGGAGactgcaaaaaataaaataaaataagagccCGGTTTACGCTTACGCAAGAGCTAAACCAAATCAACAAGCAAGTGATGTTACTGCGTATTCAACAGACCTGTGCGGCACCCAAAGCAATTGTAGCCAGCATAGAGCGATCCCCCCACTCCTGCATGTGCACAAAGTTTGGCAGGCGATAAACCACTTGTTCATGAATTGACAAGATTTGAGCATCCAACCTTCTAAGGCAGTGATTGTTTGACAGATAGTATTTCTGAACATGAGAAGCAACTTACCGCAAAGAAAACAAGACTGAAGGATTTCCAGAGAATTGCAAGAGGACTGGTGATTTTCAGTGAAGCCTACAAAGTAAAACAACCTCCAGTTAACAAAAGATGGAAAGCAGGGATGGAACTTTCATTAACTTCATTTTTTTGGGTCTGAAACACAACATAAGGAAATCCAAAATGCGCCAGGTTCTAAGGATACAAATCTTTGCTTGGACAATGCACAGTTGCAACAACTTTTCAAAAACTTGAAGTAAATCAAAAGATTACGCTATATCCCTTTGGAAATGGTGATGTTTTAGAAAATATGTAAAATATTAAGATTGGGCATGTGAAAAAAGTACCATAAGATGTGTCATGAAAAATATTTTTACAATAGTACAACGTTGCAATGTTTCACTAACTTATTCATATGCACAATAACGGTCAAAGTTGGATATTGGAGAGCAAGCTAATGTCTGAAACGTCAGAATCAAAAACTCTCGACACAATCAAAATATCTGGAAAGCACAACCTTTTCCTTAACAAGCTCCTCAGCTTCAGCCAGTTCGCCAGATTCAGAGTTTTCTTCAAGATCCCCATTTACTTTATCTGGGAGTGCCCATGCATCTTTAATTGATTTGAATCCAAAGAATGCAAGGAGCGCAACTGCTGCATATTCTCCTATGGGTAACGCTgcagaaaaaaaaacatgtttgtgTGTATGTCTTAGTATATGTGTTATAAACTATCTTACAGAAAGTAACAGACGAAGTGTTGAAAACTTAATTTAAAGCACAAACCAATCGACTTAGTTAAGGTCTATAGGCGTTACTAACTTGTTTGAAATTGTGCTGGTACAGACTGAAAGATCCGTCCAATCACGACACTCACAATAGTCATCAGGGAAAGAGCAGCCATTGACCCAAGTAAAACCTGCTCATAAAATGCACACAACAATATCACTAATTTACCATTGAAATAGTTAGGTAAGGAACTACATATTTCTCTACAAACAACATAACCGAAGGCAATGGTATCATCATCAGGACGCAAATAGTTCTCTGCTACAAAAACTCATAAAATGTATCACTATCATTAATATGTTGATCTCTAGCTACAAAAACAGTCTTTCTGCTCTTGGATGGATCCAACATGCTTATGTCTATAAGGGGTTGGTCACTGCTCAACTTTCCACACAACATCTAGGAGCACTGACCATTAGACTCCTCAACAGAAAATTCAGTTAAAGGTCATCTATCTTTCACATACACAAAATGGCATAAATATTAAATACACTATTCTCTCAATCAAGATGAGACTGACAGGAAATGGAAAACTAGGTAAGAGCAGAATTGGAATAACTAGGCAATGAAGTGAGGCAGATATAAAATGTCAATGTCCACAACATACCAATGCCTTTTGATATTGCATCGCAAGTAGTGCAGCAATGAAAAATGTCTGCAATGACAAAAAGGGTCAGCCTGGTCAAATTTGTTGGTTTACTTGAATGTATTACAAATATCAAATAAGCATCAAACTAAAGCATACGATGTTGGCTGAAGACAGGTCCAAATGCAGAGAACATTTTAGAAGAACATATAGCTACAACTGATGGTCTAAATTACATCACAATAATTCACTGTCAATGCAATATAACCCCAATCTTACAGAACCGGCAACCACGTTCTCTAATTCTCAAAATAGCATAAGCCAGAATCAGAACTGTAGATGAAGCTGCATGCTGCTTTGTGCTATGTTTCATACAATACATTACACGCCAATCGGCCGCCATGTATCACTCCATAGAGGGGTTGGCAACATCAAAATAAGGTCAACTCTGAACTTTAAGATGGAGCATGAGAATTATAAAGACTCTAAAAGGGGTTGACAACAAGAGTGTAGATGAAACCTAGACTTCTGAGTGAAACAAACTTCAGTTTGTTTAGTGACATCAGTAACTTCATTTGTGTCGTGAAGATCTTCCTTACACCACAAGGTTACTAAAGTACGATACTGTCTTTTAAGAAAAAGTGAAAAACTCTTACTAACAGAGGATAACTAAGGAACATGCCAAAATGTACACAAAAGGAACAAGAAGAGAAAAAGGAGCACTGAAATGGTTTATATACCTTATCCCCAATCTCAGATACAAAAATCAGTGTAAATGCTGCCGTGAAACCTGACTTTGCTAGTGCAGCTACAACTGCAGACGGCTGTCCTTTAAAGAAAATGATAAAAGCAGATGCCAGGGCGCACAGAAGTAGCACGGCAGCAATAGCTTGCATGTAACGCGATCCTGAAACTGGTTTTGCTCTGCCATGCATTGTCAATGATATAAGCTCAATGCTATCTGTACGAGGACAGGACCAAAGCTGAATGAAAACCGGTTCAGGGGTGAGAACTCACGGTTCATTTGAACTTTTGGTATCAGAACTATCCAGCTGTTCCCTATGGCCACCTGCTTCATCTCCTTCATAGCTCCCAGCTCCAAGGTCTACACTGGATGTTTGCACTCTGACATCATACCTTATTGGCTTCAACCATGACAACAACCTGCATCTTACTGTTAAAAAATGAAACCATGTAACTAAAGATATATATACCTCACCAAAATTGAGCAAGAGACCGGTAATGATAAAAAGCCTTTTATTCTAGTTCATTGCAACAAAGGCGATTTTAGACAGTGGTACGCAAGACTCGTTTGTCATAAATACAGAATAGAAGTGCTTGCTATTTGAAGTTGCTGTGCATATGGGTAAATGCGCGGTATGCGTATGATACAGTCATACAGATACATCGATGTGATGCTTCCCAAAGACATGGATAGGGTGTCATACGTGTAAAATCCCCAAAGATGTAGAGACCATGACAGAGTACAAACTGAGATTATCCCGACGGAAAGTATACATTCCTGGCCTCCTTGGTGCTGCTATGATCACAACTGAACTTAAATACATTTTCTAGCGCATTCCGCTGCGTACACTAAGGATAATGACGACGAAAAATGTGACAGATTTTGCTTCGGCATTTCATCGAGCATGTCACGCGCACCACTCATGTACATTGAACATGGGGTCATTGGTGTTGAGTTGGAACAAATCGGCTAGGTACATAGTAAGCTAGGATCAACCTTGAGCAGCTAAATAGAACCATGGATGAGGATGGATCAGATTTGGGTGTGGTTAGCCGCAGGAAGACCCAAACAAAGCAAGCAAGCTAGTGATCCTTCCTTACCAAGGCAAGACGAGACAACTTGAGCCCCCACGCCAGCAGTCCAGTAGTGGCGGGGAGGAGGAGGGTGACTGAATTCCAGGCCGGAGGCGCCCGCGCAGGCGAGCCGAGCGGTGTTCCTCCGGCGGGCGGCGCGCTGCGAGA is a window encoding:
- the LOC123043448 gene encoding GDT1-like protein 2, chloroplastic, whose product is MASGACGHFGLAAPRRHALLLPAPAAPPCLSQRAARRRNTARLACAGASGLEFSHPPPPRHYWTAGVGAQVVSSCLVRCRLLSWLKPIRYDVRVQTSSVDLGAGSYEGDEAGGHREQLDSSDTKSSNEPAKPVSGSRYMQAIAAVLLLCALASAFIIFFKGQPSAVVAALAKSGFTAAFTLIFVSEIGDKTFFIAALLAMQYQKALVLLGSMAALSLMTIVSVVIGRIFQSVPAQFQTTLPIGEYAAVALLAFFGFKSIKDAWALPDKVNGDLEENSESGELAEAEELVKEKASLKITSPLAILWKSFSLVFFAEWGDRSMLATIALGAAQSPLGVASGAIAGHLVATLLAIIGGAFLANYLSEKLVGLLGGVLFLLFAAATLFGVF